From one Labeo rohita strain BAU-BD-2019 chromosome 8, IGBB_LRoh.1.0, whole genome shotgun sequence genomic stretch:
- the rgl1 gene encoding ral guanine nucleotide dissociation stimulator-like 1 isoform X2 — MREALTMKFAWKAKMSSVQDWGEEVEEGAIYNVTLKRVQIQQAANKGARWLGAEGDRLPPGHTVSQLETCKIRSIRAGTLERLVETLLTAFGDNDLTYTSIFLSTYRAFATTQSVLELLLDRYGCFEDCEGDRNQCRTGESRGAVRTALASILRAWLDQCPEDFQEPPSYPSLHRVLGFLQKAMPGSEPMRRAQSLLEQLRVQASLENETEGGFQYTNPFCIGEDEEVEIDLQEDFFSFEVDLVAEQLTYMDALLFKKVVPHHCLGAIWSQRDKKDGKQSAPTIRATITQFNAVTACVVCTILRQRHMRPHLRARIIQRWIDIAQECRIRKNFSSLRAIVSALQSNPIYRLKRVWASVSKDSMQMFEELSDIFSDQNNYLTSRELLMREGTSKFASLDSCAKDHQKRSQKRLQLQKDMGAMQGTIPYLGTFLTDLTMLDTALPDQVEGGLINFEKRRREFEVIAQIKLLQSACNSYCLTPDPAFLRWFKSQPQYSEEESYALSCEVEGLGDNSPTSPKPRKSMVKRLSLLFLGTDATNTSSPVRESPRSPPIGSSGESMDSVSVSSSDSSPSESEGMTPTHSVDTHLKKLSDSSSCTSLHSMDTSSSTASTSTSLASPTLSGPPCMHRRSISLTPMSPTSPGFPPAYNTQAQDACIIRVSLEQGNGNLYKSIMLTSQDKTPAVISRAMAKHNLEDEQAADYELVQVISEERELVIPDNANVFYAMSTSANFDFLLRLRGSEGRPVQLRSRCSSTLPRTQQRSSLSLRLSKVTL; from the exons ATGAGAGAGGCCCTCACCATGAAATTCGCTTGGAAAGCTAAAATG AGCTCTGTGCAGGACTGGGGAGAGGAGGTCGAGGAAGGAGCGATATACAACGTGACGCTAAAGAGGGTCCAAATCCAGCAGGCGGCTAACAAAGGCGCAAGATGGCTGGGG GCGGAGGGTGACCGCTTGCCCCCAGGTCACACAGTCAGCCAGTTGGAGACGTGTAAGATCAGGAGTATCCGGGCGGGGACACTGGAGCGCTTGGTAGAGACACTCCTCACAGCGTTTGGTGATAATGACCTGACCTACACCAGCATCTTCCTCTCCACGTATAGGGCCTTTGCTACTACACAGAGTGTACTGGAGTTGCTGTTGGACAG GTATGGTTGTTTTGAGGATTGTGAAGGAGACCGCAATCAGTGTCGGACTGGTGAGAGCAGAGGCGCTGTGAGAAC tgctttggcCTCTATTCTAAGAGCCTGGTTGGATCAGTGTCCAGAGGACTTCCAGGAACCTCCATCATATCCGAGCTTGCATCGTGTGCTGGGTTTCCTGCAGAAGGCCATGCCAGGCTCAGAGCCAATGCGCCGGGCTCAGAGTCTGCTAGAACAATTGCGTGTCCAGGCCAGCCTAGAGAATGAGACTGAAG GAGGCTTTCAGTACACCAACCCTTTCTGCATTGGGGAAGATGAGGAAGTAGAGATCGATTTGCAGGAGGACTTCTTCTCCTTCGAGGTTGACCTTGTAGCAGAGCAGCTGACTTATATGGATGCG CTGTTGTTTAAGAAGGTGGTTCCTCATCACTGTTTGGGTGCTATCTGGTCTCAGCGAGATAAAAAGGATGGCAAACAAAGTGCGCCTACCATCCGCGCCACCATCACCCAGTTTAATGCGGTAACGGCATGTGTGGTCTGCACCATCCTCCGTCAGCGACATATGCGCCCACATTTGCGTGCTCGCATCATTCAGCGCTGGATCGACATTGCACAG GAATGTCGCATTCGTAAGAACTTCTCGTCTCTGAGAGCCATAGTATCGGCGCTGCAGTCCAACCCCATCTACAGACTGAAGAGAGTGTGGGCTTCTGTTTCCAA AGATAGCATGCAGATGTTTGAGGAGCTTTCTGATATTTTCTCGGACCAGAATAATTACCTTACAAGCAGGGAACTGCTAATGAGG GAGGGCACCTCAAAATTTGCCAGTCTGGACAGCTGTGCCAAAGATCACCAGAAAAGATCCCAAAAGAGACTGCAGTTACAGAAAGACATG GGTGCCATGCAGGGGACGATCCCATACCTGGGTACATTTCTCACAGATCTGACCATGCTTGATACAGCACTGCCTGACCAAGTTGAG GGAGGACTGATTAATTTTGAAAAGCGGCGCAGA GAGTTTGAAGTGATCGCTCAGATTAAGCTCCTGCAGTCTGCGTGCAATAGTTACTGTCTGACCCCTGATCCCGCATTTCTGCGCTGGTTTAAAAGTCAGCCTCAGTACTCAGAAGAGGAGAG CTATGCGCTGTCTTGTGAAGTTGAAGGATTGGGAGACAACAGCCCAACGTCACCAAAACCCCGCAAGAGTATGGTGAAAAGATTAAGCCT ACTCTTCTTAGGAACCGATGCCACGAACACAAGTTCTCCTGTGAGAGAAAGTCCTCGATCGCCACCTATTGGCAGCTCTGGGGAGAGCATGGACTCGGTCAGTGTGTCTTCCAGTGACTCTAGTCCCTCAGAGAGTGAAGGCATGACACCCACACACTCTGTAGACACTCATCTGAAGAAg CTGTCCGATTCTTCCTCCTGCACCTCATTGCACTCCATGGACACGTCCTCTTCTACAGCCAGCACTTCCACATCTCTGGCCTCCCCGACCCTGTCCGGGCCCCCCTGCATGCACCGGCGCTCGATCTCGCTGACGCCCATGTCCCCAACATCACCCGGTTTTCCGCCTGCCTATAACACACAAGCTCAGGATGCATGCATCATCCGAGTAAGCCTTGAACAAGGAAACGGAAACCTCTACAAGAGTATCATG CTGACCAGTCAGGACAAAACTCCAGCGGTGATCTCTCGAGCAATGGCCAAACACAACCTGGAGGATGAGCAGGCTGCCGACTACGAGTTGGTGCAAGTCATCTCTGAGGAAAGAG AATTGGTCATCCCTGACAACGCCAACGTGTTTTACGCCATGAGCACATCTGCGAACTTTGACTTCCTGTTGCGTCTGCGTGGTTCCGAGGGGCGGCCGGTTCAGCTGCGCAGCCGCTGCAGCTCCACACTACCGCGCACGCAGCAACGCTCCAGTCTGTCCCTCAGACTCAGCAAGGTCACACTGTGA
- the rgl1 gene encoding ral guanine nucleotide dissociation stimulator-like 1 isoform X1, whose product MISHYPLASLLPWPPVPHFLDLDGEGGVALQRYQPRSPESSPRCWSSVQDWGEEVEEGAIYNVTLKRVQIQQAANKGARWLGAEGDRLPPGHTVSQLETCKIRSIRAGTLERLVETLLTAFGDNDLTYTSIFLSTYRAFATTQSVLELLLDRYGCFEDCEGDRNQCRTGESRGAVRTALASILRAWLDQCPEDFQEPPSYPSLHRVLGFLQKAMPGSEPMRRAQSLLEQLRVQASLENETEGGFQYTNPFCIGEDEEVEIDLQEDFFSFEVDLVAEQLTYMDALLFKKVVPHHCLGAIWSQRDKKDGKQSAPTIRATITQFNAVTACVVCTILRQRHMRPHLRARIIQRWIDIAQECRIRKNFSSLRAIVSALQSNPIYRLKRVWASVSKDSMQMFEELSDIFSDQNNYLTSRELLMREGTSKFASLDSCAKDHQKRSQKRLQLQKDMGAMQGTIPYLGTFLTDLTMLDTALPDQVEGGLINFEKRRREFEVIAQIKLLQSACNSYCLTPDPAFLRWFKSQPQYSEEESYALSCEVEGLGDNSPTSPKPRKSMVKRLSLLFLGTDATNTSSPVRESPRSPPIGSSGESMDSVSVSSSDSSPSESEGMTPTHSVDTHLKKLSDSSSCTSLHSMDTSSSTASTSTSLASPTLSGPPCMHRRSISLTPMSPTSPGFPPAYNTQAQDACIIRVSLEQGNGNLYKSIMLTSQDKTPAVISRAMAKHNLEDEQAADYELVQVISEERELVIPDNANVFYAMSTSANFDFLLRLRGSEGRPVQLRSRCSSTLPRTQQRSSLSLRLSKVTL is encoded by the exons AGCTCTGTGCAGGACTGGGGAGAGGAGGTCGAGGAAGGAGCGATATACAACGTGACGCTAAAGAGGGTCCAAATCCAGCAGGCGGCTAACAAAGGCGCAAGATGGCTGGGG GCGGAGGGTGACCGCTTGCCCCCAGGTCACACAGTCAGCCAGTTGGAGACGTGTAAGATCAGGAGTATCCGGGCGGGGACACTGGAGCGCTTGGTAGAGACACTCCTCACAGCGTTTGGTGATAATGACCTGACCTACACCAGCATCTTCCTCTCCACGTATAGGGCCTTTGCTACTACACAGAGTGTACTGGAGTTGCTGTTGGACAG GTATGGTTGTTTTGAGGATTGTGAAGGAGACCGCAATCAGTGTCGGACTGGTGAGAGCAGAGGCGCTGTGAGAAC tgctttggcCTCTATTCTAAGAGCCTGGTTGGATCAGTGTCCAGAGGACTTCCAGGAACCTCCATCATATCCGAGCTTGCATCGTGTGCTGGGTTTCCTGCAGAAGGCCATGCCAGGCTCAGAGCCAATGCGCCGGGCTCAGAGTCTGCTAGAACAATTGCGTGTCCAGGCCAGCCTAGAGAATGAGACTGAAG GAGGCTTTCAGTACACCAACCCTTTCTGCATTGGGGAAGATGAGGAAGTAGAGATCGATTTGCAGGAGGACTTCTTCTCCTTCGAGGTTGACCTTGTAGCAGAGCAGCTGACTTATATGGATGCG CTGTTGTTTAAGAAGGTGGTTCCTCATCACTGTTTGGGTGCTATCTGGTCTCAGCGAGATAAAAAGGATGGCAAACAAAGTGCGCCTACCATCCGCGCCACCATCACCCAGTTTAATGCGGTAACGGCATGTGTGGTCTGCACCATCCTCCGTCAGCGACATATGCGCCCACATTTGCGTGCTCGCATCATTCAGCGCTGGATCGACATTGCACAG GAATGTCGCATTCGTAAGAACTTCTCGTCTCTGAGAGCCATAGTATCGGCGCTGCAGTCCAACCCCATCTACAGACTGAAGAGAGTGTGGGCTTCTGTTTCCAA AGATAGCATGCAGATGTTTGAGGAGCTTTCTGATATTTTCTCGGACCAGAATAATTACCTTACAAGCAGGGAACTGCTAATGAGG GAGGGCACCTCAAAATTTGCCAGTCTGGACAGCTGTGCCAAAGATCACCAGAAAAGATCCCAAAAGAGACTGCAGTTACAGAAAGACATG GGTGCCATGCAGGGGACGATCCCATACCTGGGTACATTTCTCACAGATCTGACCATGCTTGATACAGCACTGCCTGACCAAGTTGAG GGAGGACTGATTAATTTTGAAAAGCGGCGCAGA GAGTTTGAAGTGATCGCTCAGATTAAGCTCCTGCAGTCTGCGTGCAATAGTTACTGTCTGACCCCTGATCCCGCATTTCTGCGCTGGTTTAAAAGTCAGCCTCAGTACTCAGAAGAGGAGAG CTATGCGCTGTCTTGTGAAGTTGAAGGATTGGGAGACAACAGCCCAACGTCACCAAAACCCCGCAAGAGTATGGTGAAAAGATTAAGCCT ACTCTTCTTAGGAACCGATGCCACGAACACAAGTTCTCCTGTGAGAGAAAGTCCTCGATCGCCACCTATTGGCAGCTCTGGGGAGAGCATGGACTCGGTCAGTGTGTCTTCCAGTGACTCTAGTCCCTCAGAGAGTGAAGGCATGACACCCACACACTCTGTAGACACTCATCTGAAGAAg CTGTCCGATTCTTCCTCCTGCACCTCATTGCACTCCATGGACACGTCCTCTTCTACAGCCAGCACTTCCACATCTCTGGCCTCCCCGACCCTGTCCGGGCCCCCCTGCATGCACCGGCGCTCGATCTCGCTGACGCCCATGTCCCCAACATCACCCGGTTTTCCGCCTGCCTATAACACACAAGCTCAGGATGCATGCATCATCCGAGTAAGCCTTGAACAAGGAAACGGAAACCTCTACAAGAGTATCATG CTGACCAGTCAGGACAAAACTCCAGCGGTGATCTCTCGAGCAATGGCCAAACACAACCTGGAGGATGAGCAGGCTGCCGACTACGAGTTGGTGCAAGTCATCTCTGAGGAAAGAG AATTGGTCATCCCTGACAACGCCAACGTGTTTTACGCCATGAGCACATCTGCGAACTTTGACTTCCTGTTGCGTCTGCGTGGTTCCGAGGGGCGGCCGGTTCAGCTGCGCAGCCGCTGCAGCTCCACACTACCGCGCACGCAGCAACGCTCCAGTCTGTCCCTCAGACTCAGCAAGGTCACACTGTGA